A window of Mus musculus strain C57BL/6J chromosome 3, GRCm38.p6 C57BL/6J genomic DNA:
GCGTCAGACGGGCGGTGATGGGGAGCCCGGCGCTGGGAGCGGCTCAGTGATCAGCGGTGGAGGCCGGTGACTACTGGTGAGTACCGCGGCATGGGGCTCCGCAAGAAGAACGCCAGGAACCCCCCGGTGTTGAGCCACGAATTCATGGTGCAGAACCACGCGGATATGGTCTCCTGCGTGGGCATGTTCTTCGTGCTGGGGCTTATGTTCGAGGGCACCTCCGAGATGTCGATCGCGTTCCTCACTCTGCAGCATGGAGTCGTTGTCCCAGCGGAAGGGCTGCCCTCCGGGTCCAGGACCCTGTACCATTATGGGGTCAAAGATCTGGCCACAGTGTTCTTCTACATGCTGGTGGCCATCATCATCCACGCCACCATTCAGGAGTACGTGCTAGATAAGCTCAGCAGGAGACTGCAGCTCAccaaaggcaaacaaaacaaactgaatgAGGCCGGGCAGCTGAGTGTGTTCTATATAGTGTCCGGGATCTGGGGCATGATCATTCTGGCCTCTGAGAACTGCCTGTCAGACCCTACACTCTTGTGGAAGTCTCAGCCCCACAACATGATGACATTTCAGATGAAATTTTTCTACATTTCACAGTTGGCTTACTGGTTTCATAGCTTTCCGGAGCTTTACTTCCAGAAAGTCAGGAAGCAAGATATCCCGGGTCAGCTCATCTACATTGGCCTCCACCTCTTCCACATTGGAGGGGCCTATCTCTTGTACTTGAACCACTTGGGCctgctgctgctgatgctgcACTACGCCGTAGAGCTCCTCTCCAGCGTGTGCAGCCTGCTTTACTTTGGTGATGAGCGGTACCAGAAAGGGTTGTCTCTGTGGCCTATCGTGTTTATATCCGGGAGACTCGTGACATTGATTGTCTCGGTGGTTACAGTAGGGCTTCACCTGGCCGGGACAAATCGGAATGGCAATGCACTCTCTGGTAATGTCAATGTGCTGGCAGCTAAAATCGCTGTTCTGTCCTCGAGTTGCAGTATCCAGGTGTACATAACATGGACCTTGACTACTGTCTGGCTTCAGAGATGGTTAGAAGACGCGAACCTTCATGTTTGTGGAAGGAAGAGACGGTCCAGGGCgagaaaaggcacagaaaatgGAGTGGAGAATCCGAATAGAATAGACTCTCcacc
This region includes:
- the Tram1l1 gene encoding translocating chain-associated membrane protein 1-like 1, producing MGLRKKNARNPPVLSHEFMVQNHADMVSCVGMFFVLGLMFEGTSEMSIAFLTLQHGVVVPAEGLPSGSRTLYHYGVKDLATVFFYMLVAIIIHATIQEYVLDKLSRRLQLTKGKQNKLNEAGQLSVFYIVSGIWGMIILASENCLSDPTLLWKSQPHNMMTFQMKFFYISQLAYWFHSFPELYFQKVRKQDIPGQLIYIGLHLFHIGGAYLLYLNHLGLLLLMLHYAVELLSSVCSLLYFGDERYQKGLSLWPIVFISGRLVTLIVSVVTVGLHLAGTNRNGNALSGNVNVLAAKIAVLSSSCSIQVYITWTLTTVWLQRWLEDANLHVCGRKRRSRARKGTENGVENPNRIDSPPKKKEKAP